In Natronolimnobius baerhuensis, a single window of DNA contains:
- a CDS encoding IclR family transcriptional regulator, giving the protein MAKSESSVRSVSRTFAILEVIQELDGASVSEIADRVDIGQSAVYNYLTTLSREEYVDKVGDEYHLGLSFFGLGAHARNRTPIYDTAQPQVDELAEKTGHLVTLCIETDGVGTYLYQSRGENGIDIDVHEGEPVPLHSTALGKAILAFRPREDVDAILDQHGLPASTAHTITDREELYTELEEIRDRQYAISQEEWRNGLRSLAVPISDAHGRSIAAVGIACPVYWNDDTTDFDDDLLQAVLGTANVIELEHNYA; this is encoded by the coding sequence ATGGCGAAGTCAGAGTCATCCGTCCGGTCAGTGAGTCGGACGTTCGCAATCCTCGAAGTGATTCAGGAACTCGATGGGGCGAGCGTCTCGGAAATCGCCGACCGAGTCGATATCGGCCAGAGTGCCGTCTACAACTACCTCACGACCCTCTCGAGAGAGGAGTACGTCGACAAAGTCGGCGACGAGTACCACCTTGGCCTCTCGTTTTTCGGACTTGGGGCACACGCGCGCAACCGGACGCCGATCTACGATACGGCCCAACCACAGGTCGACGAACTCGCGGAGAAAACCGGCCATCTGGTCACGCTCTGTATCGAAACCGACGGCGTCGGCACCTATCTCTACCAGTCTCGAGGCGAGAACGGAATCGACATCGACGTCCACGAGGGGGAGCCAGTTCCACTCCATAGCACCGCACTCGGCAAGGCGATCCTCGCGTTTCGGCCGCGAGAGGACGTCGATGCCATACTCGACCAGCACGGCCTGCCAGCCTCGACAGCACACACGATTACCGACCGCGAGGAACTGTACACCGAACTCGAGGAAATCCGCGACCGCCAGTATGCAATCAGTCAAGAGGAGTGGCGAAACGGCCTTCGTTCGCTCGCAGTTCCCATTTCCGATGCACACGGCCGAAGCATCGCCGCCGTCGGCATCGCCTGCCCGGTGTACTGGAACGACGACACCACCGACTTCGATGACGACCTCCTGCAGGCCGTGCTCGGAACGGCGAACGTGATCGAACTCGAGCACAATTATGCCTAA